A genome region from Campylobacter concisus includes the following:
- a CDS encoding PQQ-binding-like beta-propeller repeat protein, with the protein MEQKIKNLNGGVPPKDQGTRIGKTVWWLKLGAYLYTLVFLCEGVLCFGTADKGGHLYAIEAKSGEVMFKFKTSGAEHFP; encoded by the coding sequence GTGGAGCAAAAGATAAAAAACTTAAATGGGGGTGTGCCGCCTAAAGATCAGGGCACAAGGATAGGCAAAACCGTCTGGTGGCTAAAGCTTGGCGCATATCTCTACACGCTAGTTTTTCTATGTGAGGGAGTGCTTTGCTTTGGCACTGCTGACAAGGGCGGACATCTCTATGCTATCGAGGCAAAAAGTGGCGAGGTGATGTTTAAATTTAAAACAAGTGGCGCGGAGCATTTTCCTTGA
- a CDS encoding SMI1/KNR4 family protein: MFLKLDEIAQKLDQIFLPLEQEGMTGMRLLLQNDVQATTQALKNAQEALGVNFPAKFIKLLSKFDLGNFEICNVKFGSRGDYASEIVRLNSVDEFGGKWWQGEARPLNLIVFAVGDPWIFLLDCTSGAVYAWLFGDEELCSRCVANDFEKFFIALASIDIARLSEETLPSTEQILKFVQADDTALDLWQEMAQI, from the coding sequence ATGTTTTTAAAGCTAGATGAAATCGCTCAAAAGTTAGATCAAATTTTTTTGCCACTAGAGCAAGAGGGTATGACTGGCATGAGGCTCTTGCTTCAAAATGATGTTCAAGCTACCACACAAGCACTTAAAAACGCACAAGAAGCTCTTGGCGTAAATTTCCCAGCTAAATTTATAAAGCTTTTAAGCAAATTTGACCTTGGAAATTTTGAAATTTGCAATGTCAAATTTGGCTCTAGAGGCGACTATGCAAGCGAGATAGTACGACTAAATAGCGTAGATGAGTTTGGTGGCAAATGGTGGCAAGGTGAAGCTCGCCCTTTAAATTTAATAGTCTTTGCCGTGGGTGATCCGTGGATATTTTTGCTTGATTGCACGAGTGGCGCGGTCTATGCATGGCTCTTTGGAGATGAGGAGCTTTGCAGCAGGTGCGTCGCAAACGACTTTGAGAAATTTTTCATAGCACTTGCTAGCATCGATATAGCAAGGCTAAGTGAAGAAACCCTGCCATCAACCGAGCAAATCCTAAAATTTGTCCAAGCAGACGACACAGCACTTGATCTTTGGCAAGAGATGGCGCAAATTTAG